The Vicugna pacos unplaced genomic scaffold, VicPac4 scaffold_112, whole genome shotgun sequence genome includes a window with the following:
- the LOC140694922 gene encoding uncharacterized protein has translation MSTGPANGAAVRLPSVRRRPRKDVGRRLTRPELVARPSKPPSPAANTAMVPGSCTLPEPAACPRSARQPARSAASLSMATPRGPPLALASASSRAPRSIHLWQLGQKKARKLFPLASTSVALESVEAERKSPALRFEGPPATARGAGVFRVAQQGNQVTEGTVLGILVVRDMGTPLNSEEGQRDSSWKQGFQGDTLPRTGGLCPEQTPGRQCGAVGSSSEKGAGEPGDHACKDHPHGMAKELVVPRSPSDEVVRLPGESWGHVDF, from the exons atgtccactggccccgccaacggcgctgccgtacgtttaccgtctgtgagacgccgccccagaaaggatgtcggccgccgactgacgcggccagaactagtggcccggccaagcaagccgccatccccagcagcaaacaccgccatggtcccgggcagctgcacacttccggagcccgctgcctgccccagaagcgcacgccagcccgcgaggagcgcggcgtctttatccatggcaacgccgcggggccctcccctagcgcttgcgtctgcgtcctcccgag ctccccgcagcatccacctgtggcaacttggccaaaagaaggcaagaaagctctttcccctcgccagcaccagcgtggctttggagtcagtggaggctgagagaaagagccccgccctgaggtttgaggggcctccagccacagccagaggagcgggggttttcagagtggcccagcagggaaaccag gtcactgaagggactgtgctgggcatcttggtggtcagggacatgggaacacctctaaactctgaagaaggacagagagactcttcctggaagcaaggattccagggagacaccttgcccagaactgggggactgtgtcctgagcagacccctgggaggcaatgtggggctgtggggtcctcttctgagaagggagcag gagaacctggagaccatgcctgcaaggaccaccctcatgggatggccaaggagctcgtggtacccaggtcaccaagtgacgaagttgtgaggttgcctggggaatcgtgggggcatgtagatttctga